The following coding sequences are from one Lolium rigidum isolate FL_2022 chromosome 6, APGP_CSIRO_Lrig_0.1, whole genome shotgun sequence window:
- the LOC124667445 gene encoding uncharacterized protein LOC124667445: MADDTGLVLAAALTGALFMVLLVLLAVVLVRRRWRDRNAVASGGRFFLFGVCFHDDIERRMSLDRSRRRAARGGEEADDQEPDEGELERWKKMFGGPNRCLSTIEEGTEKGTPAATPAFCTPPASPERRDARSVQEASSAC, from the coding sequence ATGGCCGACGACACCGGTTTGGTGCTCGCCGCCGCGCTAACAGGCGCGCTCTTCATGGTGCTGCTCGTCCTGCTCGCCGTCGTTCTTgtccggcggcggtggcgcgacCGCAACGCCGTCGCGTCAGGCGGCCGTTTCTTCCTGTTCGGCGTCTGTTTCCATGACGACATCGAGCGCAGGATGTCCTTGGACAGGAGCCGGCGAAGGGCGgcccgcggcggcgaggaggcggatgATCAGGAGCCAGACGAGGGCGAGCTCGAGAGGTGGAAGAAGATGTTCGGGGGGCCCAATAGGTGCCTGTCCACGATTGAGGAGGGCACGGAGAAGGGCACACCGGCGGCAACGCCGGCGTTCTGCACGCCACCAGCGTCGCCGGAGCGAAGAGACGCCAGGTCTGTGCAGGAGGCGTCTAGTGCGTGCTGA